The following coding sequences lie in one Rutidosis leptorrhynchoides isolate AG116_Rl617_1_P2 chromosome 4, CSIRO_AGI_Rlap_v1, whole genome shotgun sequence genomic window:
- the LOC139840652 gene encoding uncharacterized protein: MDGEEEGNPHGNPPPVVNEVVENDPNDTPMWNVRMVAQTVVPPAITKPPIEAENWKIEGNFFTMFKDRLFRGLIDENPFDHNQYFNDICDIYKNKDVTEDAFKLRAFPFTLDGEAKAWLRNLPSDSIRSFQDLNEAFINHFFPPSKVERLRMEINGFTQRGDESLYDARFKKLLRACPPHGLTKKEYINTFYRGTNFQTKQYLDSSSGGVFMYNSPNAAKKLLEDIAVNTYEWAPSPRDLMRKNVAQVESEDGQVTLASLNNQFQLYGKELKKIQQTLVAMQVGCQRCEGPHLTKNCPQVNQCTHIDLDDIPMNSEAHVNFVSNQNFQRGGTSNQGNNSFQSNNSYYNPNQKQEEIKVSNEKGKEKGDATEVNGNDAEGDNEKGKDKGKESSKVTRPVPYPKALRKDKLAAQYKKFQDMMKNVSVNLLITDVLKGMPNYGRFIKELISQKGKYHEETSFFIKEECNKILASRPRIPKKLGDLGKFVFPCKFGESEVFNALADLGASINLMPHSLYERLGLGPLKPTKIRIRLANHSFDTAIGITEDILVSIDSLVFSVDFVIMEMKEDLQVPLILGRPFLATADTIILVQRNQLNIRVGDERVTINIREAMKQPSNTDDDECYALDHIDLYVNEELEKLLGVDTSGFNQVFESDIMDLEADF, translated from the exons ATGGACGGAGAAGAAGAGGGTAATCCACATGGTAATCCTCCACCGGTTGTTAATGAAGTAGTTGAAAATGATCCAAATGACACTCCGATGTGGAATGTTAGAATGGTGGCACAAACGGTTGTTCCTCCGGCTATCACAAAACCACCAATCGAAGCAGAaaattggaagatcgagggtaactttttcacaatGTTCAAGGATAGACTTTTTCGCGGGCTTATAGATGAAAACCCTTTTGATCACAATCAATATTTTAATGATATTTGTGATATCTACAAGAACAAAGATGTCACCGAAGATGCTTTTAAGCTAAGGGCATTCCCATTCACGCTTGATGGAGAAGCTAAGGCTTGGTTAAGGAACTTGCCATCGGATTCGATTAGGTCTTTTCAAGATTTGAATGAAGCATTTATCAATCACTTTTTCCCACCTTCAAAGGTGGAGCGTTTAAGAATGGAAATTAATGGGTTCACGCAAAGAGGAgatgagtctttgtatgatgcgCGTTTCAAGAAGCTattaagagcttgcccaccgcatgGTCTAACCAAGAAGGAGTACATCAATACGTTCTACCGGGGTACCAATTTTCAAACTAAGCAATATCTTGATTCATCTTCGGGTGGAGTGTTTATGTACAACTCACCCAATGCGGCCAAAAAGTTACTAGAGGACATCGCGGTTAATacatatgaatgggcaccttcaccaagAGATTTGATGAGAAAGAATGTAGCTCAAGTGGAGAGTGAAGATGGGCAAGTTACCTTGGCAAGCTTGAATAACCAATTTCAATTATATGGGAAAGAATTGAAAAAGATACAACAAACGCTAGTGGCTATGCAAGTCGGTTGTCAAAGGTGTGAAGGACCACACCTCACCAAAAATTGTCCCCAAGTCAATCAATGTACTCACATTGACTTGGATGACATTCCTATGAATTCGGAAGCTCATGTGAACTTTGTGAGCAACCAAAACTTTCAAAGAGGAGGAACTTCTAACCAAGGCAACAACTCTTTCCAATCGAACAATAGCTACTACAACCCTAACCAAAAGCAA GAAGAAATCAAGGTTAGTAATGAGAAGGGTAAAGAAAAGGGTGATGCAACCGAGGTCAATGGTAATGATGCTGAGGGTGACAATGAAAAGGGTAAGGATAAGGGTAAAGAGTCTTCGAAGGTCACAAGGCCTGTTCCATATCCAAAAGCTTTAAGGAAGGACAAGTTGGCAGCTCAATATAAAAAGTTCCAAGACATGATGAAGAATGTGTCGGTCAACTTGCTTATTACCGATGTGCTCAAAGGAATGCCCAACTATGGACGCTTCATCAAAGAGTTAATCTCTCAAAAGGGTAAATATCATGAGGAAACGTCCTTCTTTATCAAAGAGGAGTGCAACAAGATACTTGCATCAAGGCCAAGGATCCCTAAAAAGTTAGGTGATCTGGGAAAATTTGTTTTCCCATGCAAGTTTGGTGAATCGGAAGTGTTCAATGCACTAGCAGACTTGGGAGCAAGCATTAACTTAATGCCCCACTCACTTTATGAAAGACTTGGCCTTGGACCTCTCAAACCAACCAAAATTCGTATAAGATTGGCCAACCATTCATTTGACACCGCAATTGGAATCACCGAGGACATCTTGGTTAGCATTGACTCCTTGGTGTTCTCGGTTGATTTTGTTATCATGGAGATGAAGGAGGACCTTCAAGTCCCCCTCATCTTAGGTAGACCATTTCTTGCCACCGCCGACACCATCATCTTAGTACAACGCAACCAACTCAACATTAGAGTTGGCGATGAGCGTGTGACCATAAACATTCGGGAAGCTATGAAGCAACCAAGCAACACCGATGATGACGAGTGTTATGCCCTAGACCATATAGACCTTTATGTGAATGAAGAGCTTGAAAAGCTCTTGGGGGTTGATACTTCGGGATTTAACCAAGTTTTTGAAAGTGATATTATGGACTTAGAAGCCGATTTTTAA